Proteins co-encoded in one Podospora pseudoanserina strain CBS 124.78 chromosome 7 map unlocalized CBS124.78p_7, whole genome shotgun sequence genomic window:
- the FAD1 gene encoding 3'-phosphoadenosine 5'-phosphosulfate sulfotransferase (EggNog:ENOG503NYKZ; COG:E; COG:H), with translation MWNSSLELDQSEWVDMFLLVAPDLAAMPRQPLLVHRQPNERSVTARVITVRAADGERAVGPTSVCRPALTPVHQPTLECHDVWAGGGRPSKLGLASDRGWQGPTFTLPAMSCSFASNNTTAMIHDNAVASQAIPRTNGVAKQGEPAPVAQPPQRALPDICYELRGKIDAFLTEDITNDNVLRNVQSQIRVSIGVIEEALRQYGLDHLSLSYNGGKDCLVLLILILACLPTCTSPPTSSGSVVAAPSEIPTLPSQPPTSEPVESAHSFHTNKSLQSIYIVSRHPFTEVEEFVERTAQEYNLDLKRYALPMRPALEAYLLDRPAIRAIFLGTRRTDPHGEFLSHFNPTDAGWPQFMRIHPVIDWHYVEIWAFIRHLDIPFCDLYNRGFTSLGGVTDTRPNPALAVDEGASKFRPAYELRDDDEERLGRDS, from the exons ATGTGGAACTCTTCGCTGGAGCTTGACCAGTCCGAGTGGGTGGATATGTTTTTGTTAGTGGCCCCTGACCTTGCTGCGATGCCGCGGCAGCCTCTGTTAGTGCATCGGCAGCCAAATGAGCGATCCGTAACAGCGCGTGTAATTACGGTTAGGGCGGCTGACGGAGAACGGGCGGTCGGGCCAACTTCGGTCTGCCGCCCCGCGCTTACCCCTGTCCACCAACCTACTCTAGAATGCCATGATGTCTGGGCTGGGGGTGGGCGGCCATCGAAGTTGGGTCTGGCATCTGACAGAGGTTGGCAGGGGCCAACTTTCACTTTACCAGCCATGTCTTGCTCAttcgccagcaacaacaccaccgccatgaTACACGACAACGCCGTCGCTTCCCAGGCCATCCCGAGAACCAACGGAGTTGCGAAGCAAGGTGAACCCGCGCCCGTCGCGCAACCGCCGCAGCGCGCCCTGCCAGATATCTGCTACGAGCTGCGGGGCAAGATCGATGCCTTCCTTACCGAggacatcaccaacgacaatGTCTTGCGCAATGTGCAGAGCCAGATTCGGGTGTCCATTGGCGTGATCGAGGAGGCGCTGCGCCAATATGG GCTCgatcacctctctctctcgtacAACGGCGGCAAGGACTGCCTGGTGCTTCTGATTTTAATCTTGGCTTGCTTGCCAACTTGCACCAGCCCGCCGACTTCCTCTGGGAGTGTTGTCGCAGCCCCGTCCGAGATTCCGACTCTGCCATCACAACCGCCGACGTCGGAACCCGTTGAATCGGCTCACAGCTTCCACACAAACAAGTCCCTCCAGTCAATATACATTGTTTCTCGTCATCCGTTTaccgaggtcgaggagttTGTGGAGAGAACGGCGCAGGAGTACAATCTCGACCTGAAACGGTATGCGCTACCAATGCGGCCCGCGCTCGAAGCATATCTACTGGACCGTCCCGCGATCAGAGCCATATTTCTCGGGACAAGACGGACCGACCCCCATGGGGAGTTTCTCTCGCACTTCAACCCCACTGATGCGGGCTGGCCGCAGTTTATGCGCATTCATCCTGTGATCGACTGGCATTATGTTGAAATCTGGGCA TTTATCCGCCATCTTGATATCCCATTTTGCGATCTTTACAACCGTGGCTTCACGTCCCTTGGCGGCGTCACTGATACCCGTCCGAATCCCGCCTTGGCTGTAGACGAAGGCGCATCTAAATTCCGGCCAGCGTATGAACTTcgggacgatgacgaggagcgCCTTGGCCGAGACTCATAG